The following coding sequences lie in one Paenibacillus durus ATCC 35681 genomic window:
- a CDS encoding alpha/beta fold hydrolase: MMSKKNILPDLLLRKRNRRKNARLLQVHTPNRIVESRYVKIGGIDQWVTIRGEDYHNPVLLFIHGGPASPYSIFSPLLRSWEKHFIIVQWDQRGAGKTFTRNGKDVSGTITFDRLAQDGIELAEYLCNKLRHRKVILIGSSVGSLIGIMMAKQRPDLFYAYIGTDQNAPDPQHQTYKVTLDAFRNAGNAKGVHLVEKMGPDPTRWSRKDFELRNQYIVKAIKDVPNMIMDLMLPSMLSSPEHKFSDLIDIFKGMNFSLGCLFDELAAFDFDKVGLCLKLPFFIIHGDKDIITSTATAKAYFDKIEAPFKDFVLIRNAGHLACFARPEQFLEELINRVRPLATATENELPR; this comes from the coding sequence ATGATGAGTAAAAAGAACATCCTGCCGGATTTATTACTGCGTAAACGTAATCGGCGTAAAAACGCAAGGCTGCTTCAGGTTCATACGCCGAATCGTATCGTTGAAAGCCGTTATGTTAAAATCGGCGGTATCGACCAATGGGTAACCATACGGGGAGAGGATTATCATAATCCCGTTCTATTGTTCATCCATGGCGGACCAGCTTCCCCGTACTCCATTTTCAGCCCGTTATTGCGTTCGTGGGAGAAACATTTCATAATCGTTCAATGGGATCAGCGAGGCGCCGGCAAAACGTTCACTAGGAACGGAAAAGACGTAAGTGGTACGATCACCTTCGACCGCCTTGCTCAGGACGGCATCGAGTTGGCGGAATATCTGTGCAACAAACTCCGGCATCGGAAAGTGATTCTCATCGGCAGTTCAGTAGGCAGTCTGATTGGAATTATGATGGCTAAACAGCGTCCTGACCTGTTTTATGCGTATATCGGTACAGATCAAAATGCTCCGGATCCTCAGCATCAAACGTATAAAGTGACACTCGACGCTTTCCGTAATGCAGGCAATGCGAAGGGAGTTCATTTGGTCGAGAAAATGGGGCCGGATCCCACGCGATGGAGCCGCAAAGATTTCGAACTGAGGAATCAATATATCGTTAAAGCGATCAAGGATGTGCCAAATATGATTATGGACCTCATGTTACCCTCTATGCTCTCTTCCCCTGAACACAAGTTCAGCGATCTCATCGATATCTTCAAAGGGATGAATTTCTCCCTTGGCTGCCTATTTGACGAGTTAGCGGCTTTTGACTTCGACAAGGTTGGACTGTGCTTAAAATTGCCTTTCTTTATTATACATGGCGATAAAGATATTATAACGTCAACAGCAACGGCAAAAGCATACTTCGACAAGATTGAAGCTCCTTTTAAAGATTTTGTACTGATTCGGAATGCTGGCCACCTTGCGTGTTTTGCCCGGCCCGAACAATTCCTAGAGGAACTTATTAATCGGGTACGTCCTCTAGCGACCGCAACAGAGAACGAATTGCCGAGGTGA
- a CDS encoding TetR/AcrR family transcriptional regulator: protein MSPLNKHQLNQIRDERREQIKQAALKLFARRGYSGTKTSMIAAEAGISEGLIFRYFKSKDELFTTLVQELMEEAKKETENLQYLSGSPFDQIKTLTQGMLDESSKYAFMLILRARKTREIPEEAARILEQYSVDVVLDRLIPIFVQGQHAGEFSSGDPRKLLAWYFYIINCLIMEEVEKEEYGLPDVDFLMRLLTNGKR from the coding sequence TTGTCCCCATTAAATAAACACCAACTGAATCAGATCCGCGACGAACGCAGAGAACAGATTAAGCAAGCGGCGCTCAAACTATTTGCCCGGCGCGGATACTCGGGAACGAAAACGAGCATGATCGCTGCGGAAGCCGGTATCAGCGAAGGCCTAATTTTCCGATACTTCAAATCCAAAGACGAGCTTTTCACCACGCTCGTTCAGGAGTTAATGGAAGAGGCGAAGAAGGAAACCGAGAACCTTCAATATTTGTCAGGCTCTCCCTTTGATCAAATCAAGACTTTAACCCAAGGCATGCTAGACGAGAGCAGTAAATATGCATTTATGCTCATTCTAAGGGCACGCAAGACGAGGGAAATTCCAGAGGAGGCCGCACGGATTCTTGAACAATATTCAGTGGATGTTGTACTCGACAGGCTGATTCCAATCTTTGTTCAAGGGCAGCATGCTGGAGAATTCTCCTCGGGAGATCCACGGAAGCTGTTGGCTTGGTACTTTTACATCATCAATTGTCTTATTATGGAGGAAGTTGAGAAGGAAGAGTACGGGTTACCGGATGTGGACTTCTTAATGCGATTATTGACAAACGGGAAACGCTAG
- a CDS encoding phosphatidate cytidylyltransferase — protein MNSSLLTMVLIFAGLSVIHLLYYGMGRIQPDKDYTGLGFRIKTWWGMFLIFCLATLFNPAVSLLSLMVLTFFALKEYFSMIKSKKADRRLFLWAYLSIPVQFYWIYIGWYGMFIVFIPIYVFLFLPLPRLINKGTVGFLRSVSQAQWGLMLMVFGLSHLAYFQIATPQYGAGLVLFLVVLTQLGDAVNYLASIYFGKRKVVPTANPSLTWEGFACAFLVTTAASYLIYPYLTPLDLTFGIFSGMLISLSGFFGSLTVSVLKRDLLIGDDDKFDALKKSYLSRVDSLTYTSPVFFHVIRYFFDFM, from the coding sequence GTGAACAGTTCGCTATTAACGATGGTTCTTATTTTTGCAGGCTTATCCGTCATCCATCTCCTGTATTATGGGATGGGCAGAATACAGCCGGACAAAGACTATACGGGACTTGGATTTCGCATCAAGACCTGGTGGGGCATGTTTCTCATTTTTTGCTTGGCTACCCTTTTTAACCCGGCCGTTTCGCTCCTTTCCCTAATGGTGCTCACCTTCTTCGCGCTGAAGGAATATTTTTCCATGATCAAGTCAAAAAAAGCCGACCGCAGACTGTTTCTATGGGCGTATTTGTCGATTCCCGTGCAGTTCTATTGGATTTATATCGGGTGGTACGGGATGTTTATTGTCTTCATTCCTATCTATGTATTCTTGTTCCTTCCGCTCCCTAGGTTGATCAACAAAGGAACGGTCGGTTTTCTGCGCAGCGTCAGCCAGGCCCAATGGGGACTCATGCTAATGGTTTTCGGACTTAGCCACCTGGCCTATTTCCAAATTGCCACACCGCAGTACGGAGCGGGTCTTGTGCTTTTTCTGGTGGTGCTGACGCAGCTTGGCGATGCTGTAAACTATCTGGCATCAATCTATTTCGGCAAACGGAAGGTCGTCCCGACCGCCAACCCGAGTTTGACTTGGGAAGGCTTCGCATGCGCATTTCTCGTAACGACAGCGGCATCTTATCTGATCTACCCCTACCTGACGCCGCTTGACCTGACTTTCGGTATCTTTTCCGGCATGCTGATCAGCCTAAGCGGTTTTTTCGGCAGCTTAACCGTTTCCGTACTGAAGCGGGATTTGTTAATCGGCGATGACGATAAGTTCGATGCGTTGAAAAAAAGTTACTTAAGCCGGGTCGACAGCCTGACCTACACCTCGCCGGTCTTTTTCCACGTGATCCGTTATTTTTTTGATTTTATGTAG